A genomic window from Megalobrama amblycephala isolate DHTTF-2021 linkage group LG2, ASM1881202v1, whole genome shotgun sequence includes:
- the LOC125262361 gene encoding alpha-2B adrenergic receptor gives MTPQSTSSPGGENLSTCNSYSPEVTAVFATAMTLIMLFTIFGNILVIIAVLTCCSLRGPQNLFLVSLAAADILVATLIIPFSLANELMGYWYFESFWCEIILALDVLVCTSSIIHLCAISLDRYLSISRPVQYATLRTPRRIKGAIVVVWLISAIISFPPLVSMNKTPEQENGCGPQCKLNDTVWYVLYSSIGSFFAPCLIMILVYVRIYQIAKKHTRYPPGEPRKDGASSVTSGRVVQSGKNQGGVDSANVPNQAASRSEAKNQPRAPVERRQRMKRSKRCKDNKEDSSSSGSDVEVVGGHNANGTTSNVGAMEHGHQTSSLTQPYQNVLATSKGSQLASSNVKLAGTPNTKRKAMIIREKRFTFVLAVVIGVFVVCWFPFFFTYSLQAICGEACTVPKPLFTFFFWIGYCNSALNPLIYTIFNRDFRKAFKKILCKKCKDCTF, from the coding sequence ATGACCCCTCAAAGCACCAGTAGCCCAGGAGGAGAAAACCTTAGTACATGCAATTCTTATTCCCCTGAAGTCACAGCTGTGTTTGCCACTGCAATGACTCTCATCATGCTCTTCACCATCTTTGGGAACATCCTGGTGATCATAGCTGTCCTGACGTGCTGCTCTTTGCGAGGACCTCAGAACCTTTTCCTGGTGTCTCTGGCTGCTGCAGACATCCTGGTGGCCACTTTGATCATCCCGTTCTCCCTGGCCAATGAGCTGATGGGCTACTGGTACTTTGAATCGTTTTGGTGTGAGATCATCTTGGCGCTGGATGTGCTCGTCTGCACATCTTCCATCATACATCTGTGCGCCATCAGCCTGGACCGCTACCTGTCCATCTCCCGGCCGGTGCAGTACGCCACCCTGCGCACCCCTCGCAGGATCAAGGGCGCCATCGTGGTGGTGTGGCTCATTTCTGCCATCATCTCTTTCCCTCCACTGGTCTCCATGAATAAGACCCCGGAGCAGGAGAATGGGTGTGGCCCACAGTGCAAACTCAACGACACCGTATGGTACGTCCTGTACTCCTCCATCGGGTCTTTCTTCGCCCCGTGCCTCATCATGATCCTGGTGTACGTTCGCATCTATCAGATTGCCAAGAAGCACACTCGATATCCTCCAGGAGAGCCAAGAAAAGACGGCGCAAGCAGCGTCACGTCGGGAAGGGTGGTGCAGAGTGGCAAAAACCAGGGAGGTGTTGACTCTGCGAATGTTCCCAATCAGGCTGCTTCCAGATCAGAAGCCAAAAACCAGCCTCGGGCTCCAGTAGAACGTCGGCAGCGGATGAAACGCTCAAAGAGGTGCAAGGACAACAAAGAGGACAGCTCAAGCTCTGGCTCGGATGTCGAGGTAGTAGGGGGACATAATGCCAACGGGACAACCTCCAATGTGGGGGCGATGGAGCACGGACACCAGACTTCCTCACTGACCCAGCCCTACCAGAATGTCCTCGCTACGTCTAAGGGCAGCCAGCTGGCCTCTTCCAACGTGAAACTAGCGGGAACTCCGAACACCAAGAGGAAAGCCATGATCATCCGCGAGAAGCGTTTCACCTTCGTCCTCGCGGTCGTCATTGGGGTTTTTGTCGTCTGCTGGTTCCCATTCTTCTTCACCTACAGCTTGCAGGCCATTTGCGGAGAGGCTTgtacagtgccaaaaccactttTTACGTTCTTCTTCTGGATCGGCTACTGCAACAGTGCCCTGAACCCGCTCATCTACACCATCTTTAACAGGGACTTCCGTAAAGCCTTCAAAAAGATTCTGTGTAAAAAGTGTAAGGACTGTACTTTCTGA